From Anticarsia gemmatalis isolate Benzon Research Colony breed Stoneville strain chromosome 3, ilAntGemm2 primary, whole genome shotgun sequence, one genomic window encodes:
- the THG gene encoding tRNA-histidine guanylyltransferase, with product MLISKTFLVNNFFKHPVLFVQNVMAKSSFEYVKKYEADDTLLPNTWIVVRLDGKCFHKFSDEHNFSKPNDIRALRLMNYAAFTVLREFNDLLMAFGQSDEYSFIFKKNTSLYKRRAAKLLTTINSKFSSSYVFYWNKFFGDFSLKYPPTFDGRVVLYPSDNNLIDYMKWRQADVHINNLYNTSFWTLVQQGKLTPSQAEKRLCGTVSADKNEILFQEFGINYNNEPDIFKRGTLLIRKTISTNNVNKNVIADVHDDMLKDRFWKEHSSLLLSKSKEFMMYDGPVTDIITEQINVITE from the exons GGCTAAAAGTTCCTTTGAAtacgtaaaaaaatacgaaGCTGATGACACTCTTCTACCAAATACGTGGATCGTTGTAAGGTTAGATGGAAAATGTTTTCACAAATTTTCTGATGAACACAACTTTTCAAAGCCGAATGATATAAGAGCTTTGAGATTAATGAATTATGCTGCATTTACAGTACTTCGAGAATTTAATGATCTTTTAATGGCTTTTGGTCAGAGTGACGAGTACTCctttattttcaagaaaaatactTCCTTATATAAACGCCGTGCTGCTAAACTTTTGACTACTATAAATAGCAAATTTAGTTCATCATACGTGTTTTACTGGAATAAATTCTTTGGCGATTTCTCTTTGAAATATCCTCCAACTTTTGATGGGCGGGTAGTACTATACCCAAGTGATAACAATTTAATAGACTACATGAAGTGGCGACAAGCAGATGTACATATCAACAATTTGTACAATACCTCCTTTTGGACTCTGGTTCAACAGGGAAAACTAACTCCATCACAG GCAGAAAAACGTCTGTGTGGTACAGTTTCTGctgataaaaatgaaatattgtttcaaGAATTTGGAATCAACTATAACAATGAACCTGATATATTCAAAAGAGGCACTTTACTTATAAGGAAAACAATATCaacaaataatgttaataaaaacgtGATAGCAGATGTCCATGATGATATGTTAAAGGATAGATTCTGGAAAGAGCATTCAAGTTTATTATTATCCAAGTCTAAAGAATTCATGATGTATGATGGTCCTGTTACAGACATTATTACTGAACAAATCAATGTTATTACagaataa